The following proteins are encoded in a genomic region of Triticum dicoccoides isolate Atlit2015 ecotype Zavitan chromosome 1B, WEW_v2.0, whole genome shotgun sequence:
- the LOC119349904 gene encoding DIMBOA UDP-glucosyltransferase BX8-like, with amino-acid sequence MAGDGRRVVVFPFPFHGHATPLLRLASVLHTRGFAVTIFHTELRAPDPAEYPADYRFVPLRVDVPPELMASEDIAGMVTAMSEYSEAPFKERLTAALAEEGAGVRCVIADVAWYKALSVSSALGVPAMGVMTASAANYRVYMAYPMLIEKGYLPVQEARREDLVQELPPYRVKDLLRLEASSLQGFADLLRNTIEAPRQSAGLIFNTLRAIEADDLDTIRQEESLPVFALAPLHXXXXXXXXXXPHEFVELAWGLAASKRPFLWVVRPTLIRGYESGQLPDGLDEQIRDHGRLVSWAPQVEVLAHPAVGAFITHSGWNSTVEAVSEGVPMICLPLHGDQFSNARYVCDVWKVGVEIEASSAAGQNLERGKIKAAIDKIVHDKGIRERMDAFKLAADEAVNSQTEVKALVDLINSF; translated from the exons atggccggagacGGGCGTCGCGTGGTGGTCTTCCCCTTCCCGTTCCACGGCcacgccacccccctcctccgcctCGCCAGCGTTCTCCACACCCGCGGCTTCGCGGTGACCATCTTCCACACCGAGCTCCGGGCGCCCGACCCGGCCGAGTACCCCGCGGACTACCGCTTCGTGCCCCTGCGCGTGGACGTGCCCCCGGAGCTGATGGCGTCCGAGGACATCGCGGGGATGGTCACGGCCATGAGCGAGTACTCCGAGGCGCCCTTCAAGGAACGCCTGACCGCGGCGCTCGCCGAGGAAGGCGCCGGTGTCCGGTGCGTCATCGCCGACGTCGCCTGGTACAAGGCCCTGTCGGTGTCCAGCGCCCTCGGCGTGCCGGCGATGGGCGTCATGACGGCCAGCGCCGCCAACTACCGGGTTTACATGGCGTACCCGATGTTGATTGAGAAGGGCTACCTGCCTGTACAAG AGGCGCGCAGGGAGGATCTGGTCCAGGAGCTGCCGCCGTACCGTGTGAAAGATCTGCTACGGCTCGAGGCATCCAGCCTCCAGGGCTTCGCCGACCTGCTCCGGAACACCATCGAGGCACCGCGCCAGTCCGCAGgcctcatattcaacaccttgagggCCATTGAGGCCGACGACCTGGACACGATCCGCCAGGAGGAGTCCCTCCCGGTCTTCGCCCTCGCCCCTCTCCACNNNNNNNNNNNNNNNNNNNNNNNNNNNNNCCCGCACGAGTTCGTGGAGCTGGCGTGGGGGCTCGCCGCCAGCAAGCGGCCGTTCCTCTGGGTCGTCAGGCCCACGCTCATCCGCGGCTACGAGTCCGGCCAGCTGCCCGACGGGCTCGACGAGCAGATCCGTGATCATGGCAGGCTCGTCAGCTGGGCACCGCAGGTGGAGGTGCTCGCCCACCCTGCGGTAGGCGCCTTCATCACGCACAGCGGCTGGAACTCCACGGTGGAAGCCGTGTCGGAGGGCGTGCCGATGATATGCCTCCCGTTGCACGGAGACCAGTTCAGCAACGCCAGGTACGTGTGCGATGTCTGGAAGGTGGGAGTGGAGATCGAGGCGTCGTCGGCGGCTGGGCAGAACCTGGAGAGAGGGAAGATCAAGGCTGCCATCGACAAGATTGTGCACGACAAAGGGATTAGAGAGAGGATGGATGCCTTCAAATTAGCTGCAGATGAAGCAGTTAACTCCCAAACTGAGGTGAAAGCTTTGGTTGATCTCATAAACTCGTTTTAA